From a single Struthio camelus isolate bStrCam1 chromosome 31, bStrCam1.hap1, whole genome shotgun sequence genomic region:
- the PNPLA6 gene encoding patatin-like phospholipase domain-containing protein 6 isoform X8, whose protein sequence is MGQSESEPQEETEDASLTAALPKLFAEEQLQTGAVLGAMLGLGLFVVLVAAAIAVLVRRLRLKKVPAQETPKYRFRKRDKMLFYGRKIMRKVSQSTSSLVDTTISSTSRPRMKKKLKMLNIAKKFLRIKKELPTLQLKEPPPSVLEADLTEFDVANSHLPSEVLYMLKNVRVLGHFEKPLFLELCKHMIFQQFQQGEYVFRPGQPDTSIYVLQDGKLELFLTEPDGKETVMKEVFAGDSVHSLLSILDVITGHQRPYRTVCARAAEDSTVLRLPVEAFSAVFEKYPESLVRVVQIIMVRLQRVTFLALHNYLGLTNELFSHEMQPLRLFAQPSHTARTSPVRHSKRVLSAAVADEGRESTARPPEAARELADPLKAGALDAPVPPLLSRCISMPVDISGIQKGPRSDFDMAYERGRISVSLQEDSTGALASFSRSISQEPKERKSVTVEEQPSSIYHYNYCEDEAVSGDGLFGPSQGRQSSTIFEAAKRELVKLMKVEDPSLLNNRVLLHHAKAGTVIARQGDQDVSLHFVLWGCLHVYQRMIDKAEDVCLFLTQPGEMVGQLAVLTGEPLIFTIKANRDCTFLKISKSDFYEIMREQPSVVLSIAHTVAARMSPFVRQMDFAIDWMAVEAGRALYRQGDKSDCTYIALNGRLRSVIQKGSGKKELIGEYGRGDLIGVVEALTRQPRATTVHAVRDTELAKLPEGTLNNIKRRYPQVVTRLIHLLSQKILGNLQQLRGPFAGSGLGMASSSEPTNPTSNLSTVAVLPVCDDVPTAAFTLELKHALNAIGPTLLLTSDIIRARLGSSALDSIHEYRLSGWLAQQEDIHRIVLYQTDCTLTPWTVRCIRQADCILIVGLGDQEPALGELEQMLENTAVRALKQLILLHREDGASPCRTVEWLNMRSWCSGHLHIKCPRRVFSRRSPAKLREMYEKVFEKNADRHSDFSRLARVLTGNTIALVLGGGGARGCSHIGVIKAMEEAGIPIDMIGGTSIGSFIGALYAEERSAVRTKQRAREWAKCMNSVFETVLDLTYPITSMFSGSAFNASINKVFQDKQIEDLWLPYFNVTTDITASAMRVHTDADIARNMGAKTVIAIDVGSQDETDLCNYGDSLSGWWLLWKRLNPWAEKVKVPDMAEIQSRLAYVSCVRQLEVVKSSSYCEYIRPPIDRFKTMDFGKFDEIYDVGYQHGKVVFDGWSRGDIIEKMVKDRRSADFYESKRMDVLTSPSAGFTDLAEIVSRIEPAKSYLSDGYADEESDYLTEYEEEGLEVARGEEEAFTPAEWPGASETEDEKSLRHRPSPAREPSTPQS, encoded by the exons ATGGGGCAGAGCGAGTCGGAGCCACAGGAGGAGACGGAG GACGCGTCGCTGACGGCCGCGCTGCCCAAGCTGTTCGCCGAGGAGCAGCTGCAGACCGGTGCG GTGCTGGGGGCGATGCTGGGGCTCGGCCTCTTCGTGGTCCTCGTTGCTGCCGCCATCGCGGTGCTGGTGCGCAGGCTGCGCCTCAAGA AGGTGCCAGCTCAGGAGACGCCCAAGTACCGTTTCCGCAAGCGGGACAAGATGCTCTTCTACGGGCGCAAGATCATGCGCAAG GTTTCCCAGTCCACCTCGTCCCTCGTAGACACCACCATTTCCAGCACCTCCCGGCCCCGCATGAAGAAGAAGCTCAAGATGCTGAATATTGCCAAAAA GTTCCTGCGCATCAAGAAGGAGTTGCCCACGCTGCAGCTGAAGGAACCTCCGCCGTCAGTGCTGGAGGCCGACCTGACCGAGTTCGACGTGGCTAATTCCCACCTGCCCTCCGAAGTGCTCTACATGCTGAAAAACGTGCG GGTGCTGGGTCACTTTGAGAAGCCGTTGTTTCTGGAGCTTTGCAAACACATGATCTTCCAGCAATTCCAGCAGGGAGAATACGTCTTCCGACCCGGGCAGCCCGATACCAGCATTTACGTGCTGCAGGACGGCAAGTTGGAGCTCTTCCTGACGGAGCCG GATGGGAAGGAAACGGTCATGAAGGAGGTATTCGCAGGCGACAGCGTGCACAGCTTGCTCAGCATCCTCGACGTCATCACG GGGCACCAGCGGCCGTACCGGACGGTGTGCGCCCGGGCAGCAGAGGACTCCACCGTGCTGCGGCTGCCCGTTGAGGCCTTCTCGGCAGTGTTTGAGAAATACCCCGAGAGCCTGGTGCGGGTGGTGCAG ATCATCATGGTGCGCTTGCAACGCGTCACCTTCCTGGCCCTGCACAACTACCTGGGGCTCACGAATGAGCTCTTCAGCCAC GAGATGCAGCCACTGCGGCTCTTCGCCCAGCCCAGCCACACAGCCCGCACCAGCCCCGTGCGCCACAGCAAGCGGGTCCTGAGCGCTGCCGTCGCTGATGAGGGCAGGGAGAGCACAGCCAGgcccccagaggcagccaggGAGCTGG CTGACCCGTTGAAGGCAGGAGCCCTGGATGCCCCTGTGCCGCCGTTACTGAGCCGTTGCATCTCGATGCCAGTGGATATCTCCG gCATCCAAAAAGGTCCCCGCTCCGACTTTGACATGGCCTATGAGCGTGGCCGCATCTCGGTATCGCTGCAGGAGGACAGCACCGGTGCCCTGGCCTCCTTCTCCCGG TCCATCTCCCAAGAGCCCAAGGAGCGTAAGTCAGTGACAGTGGAGGAGCAGCCGTCGAGCATCTACCACTACAACTATTGCGAGGACGAGGCGGTGAGCGGTGATGGCCTCTTCGGGCCCTCTCAGGGCCGCCAGAGCAGCACCATCTTCGAGGCAGCGAAGCGGGAGCTGGTGAAGCTCATGAAGGTGGAG GACCCGTCGCTGCTCAACAACCGCGTCTTGCTCCATCATGCCAAGGCTGGGACAGTCATCGCCCGTCAAGGGGACCAG GACGTGAGCCTCCACTTcgtgctctggggctgcctgcacgtgTACCAGCGGATGATCGACAAGGCAGAGGACGTGTGCCTCTTCCTGACGCAGCCCGGCGAGATGGTGGGCCAGCTGGCCGTGCTCACCGGCGAGCCCCTCATCTTCACCATCAAGGCCAACCGCGACTGCACCTTCCTCAAGATCTCCAAGTCGGACTTCTACGA GATCATGCGGGAGCAGCCCAGCGTGGTGCTGAGCATCGCCCACACCGTGGCCGCCCGCATGTCGCCCTTTGTGCGCCAGATGGACTTTGCCATCGACTGGATGGCGGTGGAGGCCGGGCGTGCGCTCTACAG gcAGGGCGACAAGTCAGACTGCACCTACATTGCGCTCAACGGGCGCCTCCGCTCCGTGATCCAGAAGGGCAGCGGCAAGAAGGAGCTCATCGGCGAGTACGGCCGCGGGGATCTCATCGGTGTG GTGGAAGCCCTCACTCGGCAGCCCCGAGCCACCACGGTCCACGCCGTCCGGGACACGGAGCTGGCCAAGCTGCCCGAGGGGACCTTGAACAACATCAAGCGCAGATACCCCCAG GTTGTCACCCGCCTCATCCACCTGCTGAGCCAGAAGATCCTGGGAAACCTGCAGCAGCTCCGGGGCCCCTTTGCAG GCTCCGGTTTGGGCATGGCCTCCAGCTCAGAGCCCACCAACCCCACCAGCAACCTGTCAACGGTGGCGGTGCTGCCGGTGTGTGACGACGTGCCCACAGCTGCCTTCACCCTGGAACTCAAGCATGCGCTCAATGCCATTG GTCCCACGCTGCTCCTCACCAGTGATATCATCCGCGCCCGGCTCGGCTCATCGGCACTGGACAG CATCCACGAATACCGCCTATCGGGCTGGCTGGCCCAGCAAGAAGACATCCACCGCATTGTACTCTACCAAACCGACTGCACCTTGACACCCTGGACCGTGCGCTGCATCCGGCAGGCAGACTGCATCCTCATCGTGGGGCTGGGAGACCAGGAGCCGGCGCTGGGAGAG CTGGAGCAGATGCTGGAAAACACGGCCGTGCGCGCCCTGAAGCAGCTGATCCTGCTGCACCGCGAGGATGGCGCCAGCCCTTGCCGCACCGTCGAGTGGCTCAACATGCGCAGCTGGTGCTCCGGTCACCTACACATCAAGTGTCCCCGGCGCGTCTTCTCCCGCCGCAGTCCTGCCAAGCTG AGGGAGATGTACGAGAAAGTGTTTGAGAAAAACGCCGACCGGCACAGTGACTTCTCCCGCCTGGCGCGAGTGCTCACCGGCAACACCATCGCCCTGGTCCTGGGTGGAGGCGGCGCCAG gggctgttctcacatcGGGGTAATCAAAGCCATGGAGGAGGCGGGGATCCCCATCGACATGATCGGCGGCACCTCCATCGGCTCCTTCATCGGCGCGCTCTACGCCGAGGAACGCAGTGCCGTGCGCACCAAGCAGCGGGCCCGCGAGTGGGCCAAG TGCATGAATTCGGTGTTTGAGACTGTCCTGGACCTCACCTACCCCATCACCTCCATGTTTTCGGGCTCAGCCTTCAACGCCAGCATCAATAAGGTTTTCCAGGATAAGCAGATCGAG GACCTGTGGCTGCCCTACTTCAACGTGACGACCGACATCACAGCCTCTGCCATGCGGGTGCACACGGACG CTGACATCGCCCGCAACATGGGTGCCAAGACGGTGATTGCCATCGATGTGGGCAGCCAGGATGAGACGGACCTGTGCAACTACGGTGACAGCCTCTCAGGCTGGTGGCTCCTCTGGAAACGTCTCAACCCTTGGGCTGAAAAAGTCAAG GTCCCCGATATGGCAGAGATCCAGTCGCGCCTGGCCTATGTGTCATGCGTGCGGCAGCTGGAGGTGGTCAAGTCCAGCTCCTACTGCGAGTACATCCGGCCCCCCATCGACCGCTTCAAGACCATGGATTTTGGCAAGTTTGACGAAATCTAT GACGTGGGCTACCAGCACGGCAAGGTGGTCTTTGATGGCTGGAGCCGCGGCGACATCATCGAGAAGATGGTGAAGGACCGGCGCTCAGCCGACTTCTACGAGAGCAAGCGCATGGAC GTGCTGACGAGCCCCAGCGCTGGCTTCACGGACCTGGCAGAGATCGTGTCCCGCATCGAGCCCGCCAAGAGCTACCTGTCGGACGGTTATGCGGACG AAGAGTCCGACTACCTCACTGAGTACGAGGAAGAGGGGCTGGAGGTGGCACGGGGTGAGGAGGAGGCCTTCACCCCCGCCGAGTGGCCTGGGGCCTCCGAGACA GAGGACGAGAAGAGCCTGCGGCACCGGCCGAGCCCAGCGCGGGAGCCCTCCACCCCCCAATCCTGA
- the PNPLA6 gene encoding patatin-like phospholipase domain-containing protein 6 isoform X5: MGQSESEPQEETEDASLTAALPKLFAEEQLQTGAVLGAMLGLGLFVVLVAAAIAVLVRRLRLKKVPAQETPKYRFRKRDKMLFYGRKIMRKVSQSTSSLVDTTISSTSRPRMKKKLKMLNIAKKFLRIKKELPTLQLKEPPPSVLEADLTEFDVANSHLPSEVLYMLKNVRVLGHFEKPLFLELCKHMIFQQFQQGEYVFRPGQPDTSIYVLQDGKLELFLTEPDGKETVMKEVFAGDSVHSLLSILDVITGHQRPYRTVCARAAEDSTVLRLPVEAFSAVFEKYPESLVRVVQIIMVRLQRVTFLALHNYLGLTNELFSHEMQPLRLFAQPSHTARTSPVRHSKRVLSAAVADEGRESTARPPEAARELADPLKAGALDAPVPPLLSRCISMPVDISGIQKGPRSDFDMAYERGRISVSLQEDSTGALASFSRSISQEPKERKSVTVEEQPSSIYHYNYCEDEAVSGDGLFGPSQGRQSSTIFEAAKRELVKLMKVEDPSLLNNRVLLHHAKAGTVIARQGDQDVSLHFVLWGCLHVYQRMIDKAEDVCLFLTQPGEMVGQLAVLTGEPLIFTIKANRDCTFLKISKSDFYEIMREQPSVVLSIAHTVAARMSPFVRQMDFAIDWMAVEAGRALYRQGDKSDCTYIALNGRLRSVIQKGSGKKELIGEYGRGDLIGVVEALTRQPRATTVHAVRDTELAKLPEGTLNNIKRRYPQVVTRLIHLLSQKILGNLQQLRGPFAGSGLGMASSSEPTNPTSNLSTVAVLPVCDDVPTAAFTLELKHALNAIGPTLLLTSDIIRARLGSSALDSIHEYRLSGWLAQQEDIHRIVLYQTDCTLTPWTVRCIRQADCILIVGLGDQEPALGELEQMLENTAVRALKQLILLHREDGASPCRTVEWLNMRSWCSGHLHIKCPRRVFSRRSPAKLREMYEKVFEKNADRHSDFSRLARVLTGNTIALVLGGGGARGCSHIGVIKAMEEAGIPIDMIGGTSIGSFIGALYAEERSAVRTKQRAREWAKCMNSVFETVLDLTYPITSMFSGSAFNASINKVFQDKQIEDLWLPYFNVTTDITASAMRVHTDGSVWRYVRASASYTPYLPPLCDPKDGHWLVDGCYVNNVPGSLWRYVRASMTLSGYLPPLCDPKDGNLLMDGGYINNLPADIARNMGAKTVIAIDVGSQDETDLCNYGDSLSGWWLLWKRLNPWAEKVKVPDMAEIQSRLAYVSCVRQLEVVKSSSYCEYIRPPIDRFKTMDFGKFDEIYDVGYQHGKVVFDGWSRGDIIEKMVKDRRSADFYESKRMDVLTSPSAGFTDLAEIVSRIEPAKSYLSDGYADEESDYLTEYEEEGLEVARGEEEAFTPAEWPGASETEDEKSLRHRPSPAREPSTPQS, encoded by the exons ATGGGGCAGAGCGAGTCGGAGCCACAGGAGGAGACGGAG GACGCGTCGCTGACGGCCGCGCTGCCCAAGCTGTTCGCCGAGGAGCAGCTGCAGACCGGTGCG GTGCTGGGGGCGATGCTGGGGCTCGGCCTCTTCGTGGTCCTCGTTGCTGCCGCCATCGCGGTGCTGGTGCGCAGGCTGCGCCTCAAGA AGGTGCCAGCTCAGGAGACGCCCAAGTACCGTTTCCGCAAGCGGGACAAGATGCTCTTCTACGGGCGCAAGATCATGCGCAAG GTTTCCCAGTCCACCTCGTCCCTCGTAGACACCACCATTTCCAGCACCTCCCGGCCCCGCATGAAGAAGAAGCTCAAGATGCTGAATATTGCCAAAAA GTTCCTGCGCATCAAGAAGGAGTTGCCCACGCTGCAGCTGAAGGAACCTCCGCCGTCAGTGCTGGAGGCCGACCTGACCGAGTTCGACGTGGCTAATTCCCACCTGCCCTCCGAAGTGCTCTACATGCTGAAAAACGTGCG GGTGCTGGGTCACTTTGAGAAGCCGTTGTTTCTGGAGCTTTGCAAACACATGATCTTCCAGCAATTCCAGCAGGGAGAATACGTCTTCCGACCCGGGCAGCCCGATACCAGCATTTACGTGCTGCAGGACGGCAAGTTGGAGCTCTTCCTGACGGAGCCG GATGGGAAGGAAACGGTCATGAAGGAGGTATTCGCAGGCGACAGCGTGCACAGCTTGCTCAGCATCCTCGACGTCATCACG GGGCACCAGCGGCCGTACCGGACGGTGTGCGCCCGGGCAGCAGAGGACTCCACCGTGCTGCGGCTGCCCGTTGAGGCCTTCTCGGCAGTGTTTGAGAAATACCCCGAGAGCCTGGTGCGGGTGGTGCAG ATCATCATGGTGCGCTTGCAACGCGTCACCTTCCTGGCCCTGCACAACTACCTGGGGCTCACGAATGAGCTCTTCAGCCAC GAGATGCAGCCACTGCGGCTCTTCGCCCAGCCCAGCCACACAGCCCGCACCAGCCCCGTGCGCCACAGCAAGCGGGTCCTGAGCGCTGCCGTCGCTGATGAGGGCAGGGAGAGCACAGCCAGgcccccagaggcagccaggGAGCTGG CTGACCCGTTGAAGGCAGGAGCCCTGGATGCCCCTGTGCCGCCGTTACTGAGCCGTTGCATCTCGATGCCAGTGGATATCTCCG gCATCCAAAAAGGTCCCCGCTCCGACTTTGACATGGCCTATGAGCGTGGCCGCATCTCGGTATCGCTGCAGGAGGACAGCACCGGTGCCCTGGCCTCCTTCTCCCGG TCCATCTCCCAAGAGCCCAAGGAGCGTAAGTCAGTGACAGTGGAGGAGCAGCCGTCGAGCATCTACCACTACAACTATTGCGAGGACGAGGCGGTGAGCGGTGATGGCCTCTTCGGGCCCTCTCAGGGCCGCCAGAGCAGCACCATCTTCGAGGCAGCGAAGCGGGAGCTGGTGAAGCTCATGAAGGTGGAG GACCCGTCGCTGCTCAACAACCGCGTCTTGCTCCATCATGCCAAGGCTGGGACAGTCATCGCCCGTCAAGGGGACCAG GACGTGAGCCTCCACTTcgtgctctggggctgcctgcacgtgTACCAGCGGATGATCGACAAGGCAGAGGACGTGTGCCTCTTCCTGACGCAGCCCGGCGAGATGGTGGGCCAGCTGGCCGTGCTCACCGGCGAGCCCCTCATCTTCACCATCAAGGCCAACCGCGACTGCACCTTCCTCAAGATCTCCAAGTCGGACTTCTACGA GATCATGCGGGAGCAGCCCAGCGTGGTGCTGAGCATCGCCCACACCGTGGCCGCCCGCATGTCGCCCTTTGTGCGCCAGATGGACTTTGCCATCGACTGGATGGCGGTGGAGGCCGGGCGTGCGCTCTACAG gcAGGGCGACAAGTCAGACTGCACCTACATTGCGCTCAACGGGCGCCTCCGCTCCGTGATCCAGAAGGGCAGCGGCAAGAAGGAGCTCATCGGCGAGTACGGCCGCGGGGATCTCATCGGTGTG GTGGAAGCCCTCACTCGGCAGCCCCGAGCCACCACGGTCCACGCCGTCCGGGACACGGAGCTGGCCAAGCTGCCCGAGGGGACCTTGAACAACATCAAGCGCAGATACCCCCAG GTTGTCACCCGCCTCATCCACCTGCTGAGCCAGAAGATCCTGGGAAACCTGCAGCAGCTCCGGGGCCCCTTTGCAG GCTCCGGTTTGGGCATGGCCTCCAGCTCAGAGCCCACCAACCCCACCAGCAACCTGTCAACGGTGGCGGTGCTGCCGGTGTGTGACGACGTGCCCACAGCTGCCTTCACCCTGGAACTCAAGCATGCGCTCAATGCCATTG GTCCCACGCTGCTCCTCACCAGTGATATCATCCGCGCCCGGCTCGGCTCATCGGCACTGGACAG CATCCACGAATACCGCCTATCGGGCTGGCTGGCCCAGCAAGAAGACATCCACCGCATTGTACTCTACCAAACCGACTGCACCTTGACACCCTGGACCGTGCGCTGCATCCGGCAGGCAGACTGCATCCTCATCGTGGGGCTGGGAGACCAGGAGCCGGCGCTGGGAGAG CTGGAGCAGATGCTGGAAAACACGGCCGTGCGCGCCCTGAAGCAGCTGATCCTGCTGCACCGCGAGGATGGCGCCAGCCCTTGCCGCACCGTCGAGTGGCTCAACATGCGCAGCTGGTGCTCCGGTCACCTACACATCAAGTGTCCCCGGCGCGTCTTCTCCCGCCGCAGTCCTGCCAAGCTG AGGGAGATGTACGAGAAAGTGTTTGAGAAAAACGCCGACCGGCACAGTGACTTCTCCCGCCTGGCGCGAGTGCTCACCGGCAACACCATCGCCCTGGTCCTGGGTGGAGGCGGCGCCAG gggctgttctcacatcGGGGTAATCAAAGCCATGGAGGAGGCGGGGATCCCCATCGACATGATCGGCGGCACCTCCATCGGCTCCTTCATCGGCGCGCTCTACGCCGAGGAACGCAGTGCCGTGCGCACCAAGCAGCGGGCCCGCGAGTGGGCCAAG TGCATGAATTCGGTGTTTGAGACTGTCCTGGACCTCACCTACCCCATCACCTCCATGTTTTCGGGCTCAGCCTTCAACGCCAGCATCAATAAGGTTTTCCAGGATAAGCAGATCGAG GACCTGTGGCTGCCCTACTTCAACGTGACGACCGACATCACAGCCTCTGCCATGCGGGTGCACACGGACG GCAGCGTTTGGCGCTACGTCCGAGCCAGTGCGTCTTATACCCCCTACCTGCCTCCGCTCTGCGACCCCAAGGACGGCCACTGGCTTGTGGACGGCTGCTATGTTAACAATGTCCCAG GCTCGCTCTGGCGGTACGTGCGAGCCAGCATGACCCTTTCTGGGTACCTACCGCCACTCTGCGACCCCAAGGACGGCAACTTGCTGATGGACGGTGGTTACATCAACAACCTGCCAG CTGACATCGCCCGCAACATGGGTGCCAAGACGGTGATTGCCATCGATGTGGGCAGCCAGGATGAGACGGACCTGTGCAACTACGGTGACAGCCTCTCAGGCTGGTGGCTCCTCTGGAAACGTCTCAACCCTTGGGCTGAAAAAGTCAAG GTCCCCGATATGGCAGAGATCCAGTCGCGCCTGGCCTATGTGTCATGCGTGCGGCAGCTGGAGGTGGTCAAGTCCAGCTCCTACTGCGAGTACATCCGGCCCCCCATCGACCGCTTCAAGACCATGGATTTTGGCAAGTTTGACGAAATCTAT GACGTGGGCTACCAGCACGGCAAGGTGGTCTTTGATGGCTGGAGCCGCGGCGACATCATCGAGAAGATGGTGAAGGACCGGCGCTCAGCCGACTTCTACGAGAGCAAGCGCATGGAC GTGCTGACGAGCCCCAGCGCTGGCTTCACGGACCTGGCAGAGATCGTGTCCCGCATCGAGCCCGCCAAGAGCTACCTGTCGGACGGTTATGCGGACG AAGAGTCCGACTACCTCACTGAGTACGAGGAAGAGGGGCTGGAGGTGGCACGGGGTGAGGAGGAGGCCTTCACCCCCGCCGAGTGGCCTGGGGCCTCCGAGACA GAGGACGAGAAGAGCCTGCGGCACCGGCCGAGCCCAGCGCGGGAGCCCTCCACCCCCCAATCCTGA